A stretch of Saccharomyces cerevisiae S288C chromosome IV, complete sequence DNA encodes these proteins:
- the MFB1 gene encoding Mfb1p (Mitochondria-associated F-box protein; tether that anchors higher-functioning mitochondria at the mother cell distal tip throughout the cell cycle and at the bud tip prior to cytokinesis; role in maintenance of normal mitochondrial morphology and quality control; interacts with Skp1p through the F-box motif; asymmetrically localized to the mother cell through the cell cycle with some bud tip localization just before cytokinesis; function regulated by the bud site selection machinery), with amino-acid sequence MTLFSCSVQMPLEERSLTNLPLNLLFRILSHLDMNDLQNIGKTCTLLRMLANENIVYRNAVIGSNGNMWWTKNVLVDVFDVLNFNRKAMKTLNSHNISLVASLRNVQRKYKLGVIDPARKTISYRTNEVESKEKGSVKDLNMDLNEPTEITREQIAHTAILQGMNQFIELNDKAFRTHSADSDDTYIEENNGEIHSLHGLEKNTTFEEDLVKKPPFIPSPTFSNYSRSSTNSVFSSSSPKLLDDDWNNITMDFTKSRDPDYKEMTPTSTESSDSITRLRKSNKVKDKAELFEKLIFRDSRPLKTKKKDNPRLKLSSSLSANDEDFRKIISPPSDILPKVGRRSVSRGYLEEIERHYPDFNGETTNPLAIKRVNSTKIANYEQLIIKENSSNCKGITEKNDENKFQRSHTSPVIELSKPHQRSKLKAVVTDGNKICYRKIELDNPSGSNTNDHVIKRLDANTDFNI; translated from the coding sequence ATgacattattttcttgtagTGTACAGATGCCGCTGGAGGAAAGGTCCCTGACAAACTTACCATTAAACCTATTGTTCCGAATATTGTCTCACCTGGATATGAATGATTTACAAAACATAGGGAAAACTTGCACCTTGCTAAGGATGCTGGCGAATGAGAACATTGTTTACAGAAATGCTGTTATCGGCTCAAACGGGAATATGTGGTGGACAAAAAATGTTCTTGTTGATGTCtttgatgttttgaattttaaTAGAAAGGCAATGAAAACCTTAAATAGTCACAACATATCCCTGGTCGCATCATTAAGAAATGTTCAGCGGAAATATAAACTAGGCGTTATTGATCCGGCTAGAAAGACAATAAGTTATAGAACAAATGAAGTTGAGAGCAAAGAAAAGGGCTCTGTGAAAGATTTAAATATGGATTTGAACGAACCTACAGAAATAACAAGGGAGCAAATCGCTCATACTGCAATACTACAAGGAATGAATCAATTCATCGAACTCAATGATAAAGCATTTAGGACCCATTCAGCGGATTCTGATGATACATACATAGAGGAGAATAATGGAGAAATACATTCTCTCCACggattggaaaaaaatacaacatttgaagaagactTAGTCAAAAAGCCACCTTTTATCCCTTCTCCGACATTTTCTAATTATTCTAGAAGTTCAACAAATTCTGTATTTTCAAGTTCATCGCCCAAACTACTGGACGATGATTGGAATAATATTACAATGGATTTCACTAAGTCACGAGATCCTGATTATAAAGAGATGACGCCTACATCTACTGAATCGTCTGACTCAATCACAAGATTGAGAAAATCTAATAAAGTCAAGGATAAAGCCGAACTTTTTGAGAAGTTAATTTTTAGAGATAGCAGACcattaaaaacaaagaaaaaggacaaTCCAAGATTGAAATTATCCAGTTCGTTAAGTGCTAATGACGAAGATTTTAGGAAAATCATAAGTCCCCCTTCTGACATACTACCGAAAGTTGGCAGAAGGAGCGTCTCAAGAGGTTATTTAGAGGAGATTGAAAGGCATTATCCCGATTTTAACGGTGAAACAACTAATCCTCTAGCAATTAAAAGAGTCAACAGTACAAAGATAGCAAATTATGAACAATTaattataaaagaaaatagctCGAACTGTAAAGGAATAACagagaaaaatgatgaaaataaatttcaaagaagtcaCACTTCCCCAGTAATAGAATTATCCAAACCTcatcaaagaagcaaaTTAAAGGCGGTTGTTACAGACGGTAATAAGATATGCTATCGCAAAATCGAATTGGATAACCCTAGTGGGTCGAATACGAATGATCATGTAATCAAACGGCTTGACGCTAATACCGATTTTAATATATAA
- the GTB1 gene encoding Gtb1p (Glucosidase II beta subunit, forms a complex with alpha subunit Rot2p; involved in removal of two glucose residues from N-linked glycans during glycoprotein biogenesis in the ER; relocalizes from ER to cytoplasm upon DNA replication stress) — protein sequence MVSMFSLFLLLIEQSPLVASLQQSQRHIVGVPWEKQHLYDSNEPDLTKWHCLNHEDIVLDISQINDGVCDCPDGSDEPGSAACVEDIFKSVAEGGGKVNKYFYCDNKGFIPRYIRKSEVADGICDCCDCSDELLSGYELFDAGSNCSQLKNEFDIMASKELSSYREGKEALEELERKYGTKEEAITRGNCLEEDKEKASAEIKVLSNRLSENRAKLEQLRGEYFNQLSHDPILYQFEQLNSTRLGSDILTSFTMVSRVSKGYQDIFKILSDLSEAYTPSLNDKVVNDNIKKFRKVRRRAEKAKINADSKIDDEQADNLYLYFTEEVPQIFLKRESENTLRYVIGKSNFVQALVEGKINYTNDILEYIREFRLIMDDISQNYNVNFQDAGVKSAVDSYKNYLGEYGELAELEPAHPSESLLRSLSEVTSFVNENAPKVLPPDAVESEQDTNSDHIGTSGDLRNKLKEILSKLNIFSSRKDLVSLEKRFRSCESQVSLLENELKQKMDYKKLLDETEDEGTNSTAGNLTELLELMGSQSYCLDDILDNYVYTICFQRPMTEGVIYQAEDKVDGKKVLIGRFKTSGFNVDLNMEKYAEHLKATYDEKSDLISNLAAIQDDDGNMQHYVFGNLNELNNGLVLEYENGDQCWNGPRRSATVFVRCSDKFKIRSVHEATKCNYIFDVVGPLGCNKTFEYEPPKFNLSE from the coding sequence ATGGTGAGCATGTTCTCATTATTTCTGCTATTAATTGAGCAATCGCCGCTTGTAGCGTCATTGCAACAAAGTCAACGGCATATAGTGGGTGTTCCCTGGGAAAAGCAGCACTTGTATGACTCGAATGAACCAGATTTGACTAAATGGCACTGTTTGAACCACGAAGATATCGTATTGGATATAAGCCAGATTAATGATGGGGTTTGTGATTGTCCTGATGGTTCAGATGAGCCCGGCAGCGCCGCCTGCGTGGAAGATATATTCAAAAGCGTTGCAGAGGGAGGTGGTAAAGTGAATAAGTATTTTTATTGTGATAACAAGGGGTTTATTCCAAGATATATACGAAAATCGGAAGTCGCAGATGGTATTTGTGACTGCTGTGACTGTTCTGACGAGCTACTTTCTGGATATGAGCTCTTTGATGCTGGATCTAATTGTTCTCAGTTAAAAAACGAATTTGACATTATGGCCTCTAAAGAGTTATCAAGTTACCGGGAAGGTAAAGAGGCCCTAGAAGAactggaaagaaaatacgGTACAAAGGAAGAGGCTATCACCCGTGGTAATTGCttagaagaagataagGAAAAAGCTTCTGCCGAGATAAAAGTACTCTCCAACAGGCTCTCAGAAAATCGAGCCAAATTAGAGCAGTTGAGAGGCGAGTACTTTAACCAATTAAGCCATGATCCCATTTTGTATCAATTTGAACAATTAAACAGTACTCGTTTGGGATCGGACATCCTTACATCGTTCACTATGGTTTCAAGAGTAAGTAAAGGTTACCAGGACATATTCAAGATTTTAAGTGATTTATCAGAGGCCTATACTCCCTCGCTAAATGATAAAGTTGTCAATgataatattaaaaaattcagaaaagTTAGAAGACGGGCTGAAAAGGCTAAAATTAATGCAGATAGcaaaattgatgatgagCAGGCAGATAATCTTTACTTGTACTTTACAGAAGAAGTAcctcaaatttttttgaaaagagaatCTGAGAACACGTTGAGGTACGTCATAGGAAAATCCAATTTTGTTCAAGCGCTAGTGGAGGGTAAAATTAACTATACCAACGATATCTTGGAGTATATCAGAGAATTCCGTTTGATTATGGATGATATTTCTCAGAATTACAATGTTAACTTTCAAGATGCAGGGGTCAAAAGTGCTGTCGATTCGTATAAAAACTACCTAGGTGAATACGGCGAACTGGCTGAATTAGAACCAGCTCACCCGTCAGAGAGCCTTTTGAGATCGTTGAGCGAAGTAACATCATTTGTGAACGAGAATGCACCAAAGGTATTGCCACCAGACGCTGTTGAGTCAGAACAAGATACGAACAGCGATCATATCGGTACTTCTGGAGATTTGCGCAATAAACTCAAAGAGATTCTATCTAAgctgaatattttttcatctagAAAAGATTTGGTCTCATTAGAGAAGAGATTCCGCTCTTGTGAAAGTCAAGTCAGTCTCCTGGAGAATGAATTAAAGCAAAAAATGGACTATAAGAAATTATTAGATGAAACTGAAGATGAAGGAACTAATTCTACTGCAGGAAATCTGACTGAGCTTTTAGAACTAATGGGATCACAATCCTATTGTCTTGACGACATACTGGACAACTATGTGTACACTATATGCTTTCAACGTCCAATGACCGAAGGTGTCATATATCAAGCTGAGGATAAGGTTGACGGtaaaaaagttttgatCGGTCGTTTTAAGACATCAGGTTTTAATGTTGACTTAAACATGGAAAAATACGCAGAACATTTAAAGGCCACATATGATGAGAAGAGTGATTTGATTTCAAACTTAGCAGCTATACAGGACGATGACGGTAACATGCAACATTACGTATTCGGGAACTTAAACGAACTGAATAATGGTCTGGTACTAGAATACGAAAATGGAGACCAGTGCTGGAATGGTCCGCGCAGATCGGCTACTGTATTTGTTCGGTGCAGCGACAAATTCAAGATTCGGAGTGTACATGAAGCGACTAAGTGCAACTACATCTTCGATGTCGTTGGTCCTCTAGGCTGCAACAAGACTTTCGAATACGAGCCCCCTAAGTTCAATTTAAGTGAATGA
- a CDS encoding uncharacterized protein (hypothetical protein; green fluorescent protein (GFP)-fusion protein localizes to the cytoplasm in a punctate pattern; YDR222W has a paralog, YLR225C, that arose from the whole genome duplication), whose amino-acid sequence MLESSSDKIKFAPIKEVDYKKPVSKSKNYTLINDIQPLEWYCHNDSETGYQHTISNKTDGGRGLFRVMKKSMETRVETQTLYFTDLHTGLCGFVQLLYSTVMGGIYKGFQLNFKVFGSESNNTDYDVWESFKLDDIAEFQPLKFVSRNVIFEFLSNKNEKLGSIGQLSIKCDLPTCNNTIQNLKIDLLVDLFQGFKMNPNGCNYYFDKQISMSDEFVSSDKMIRHVFVPRGKCNGNISYDKKLNSGDFQNKNISLTDVPVVYLDAVQGLLPNKAASKWNFLCFQSENYSVLAIEFTTPRDHDNVTVTVWSITEKNKLISIGSSVQSPKRHVRFRATSTDKESGWVYPTSIKFPGGFSEHDLRLVNRYDVLGELPSMVRSLAQKIVSIKPFIYQYCQPSKYKHEKGISIVESTFIS is encoded by the coding sequence ATGCTTGAATCGAGCAGTGATAAGATAAAGTTTGCGCCTATTAAAGAGGTAGATTACAAAAAACCGGTAAGTAAGAGTAAGAACTATACTCTTATTAATGACATCCAACCATTGGAGTGGTATTGTCACAATGATAGTGAAACGGGCTACCAACACACCATAAGTAACAAGACAGATGGTGGTAGAGGTTTATTCAGagtgatgaaaaaatcgatgGAGACCAGAGTCGAGACCCAAACGTTATATTTCACAGATTTGCATACAGGCTTGTGTGGATTTGTTCAATTACTGTATTCTACGGTTATGGGTGGTATCTATAAAGGCTTCCAATTGAATTTCAAGGTTTTTGGCTCAGAAAGTAATAATACTGACTACGACGTTTGGGAAAGTTTTAAATTGGATGACATAGCTGAATTTCAACCATTAAAGTTTGTCTCTAGAAatgttatttttgaatttttgagcaacaaaaatgaaaaattaggTTCCATTGGCCAGTTATCTATCAAATGTGATTTACCAACATGTAACAATacaattcaaaatttgaaaatcgATTTGTTGGTGGATTTGTTTCAAGGTTTTAAGATGAACCCCAACGGTTGCAATTATTATTTTGACAAACAAATCTCGATGAGTGACGAATTCGTTTCCTCAGACAAAATGATCAGACATGTTTTTGTGCCCAGAGGTAAATGTAATGGTAATATTTCCTACGATAAAAAACTCAATAGTGGGgactttcaaaataaaaatatttcattaaCTGATGTTCCTGTCGTTTATCTGGACGCTGTTCAAGGTCTTTTGCCGAATAAAGCAGCCAGTAAATGGAATTTCCTATGTTTTCAGAGCGAAAACTACTCTGTTTTAGCAATTGAATTCACTACTCCTCGAGATCATGATAACGTCACCGTAACAGTTTGGTCaattactgaaaaaaacaaactgATATCTATTGGTTCTTCTGTGCAGAGCCCAAAACGTCATGTTAGGTTCCGTGCTACGAGTACAGATAAGGAAAGCGGCTGGGTATATCCAACCTCTATCAAGTTCCCCGGTGGATTTTCAGAACACGACTTGAGGCTGGTTAATCGATACGACGTTCTCGGTGAGTTACCAAGCATGGTCAGGTCGTTAGCTCAGAAAATTGTGAGCATCAAACCTTTCATTTATCAATACTGTCAACCTTCTAAATATAAGCACGAGAAAGGTATTTCTATCGTTGAGAGCACCTTCATTAGTTGA
- the CRF1 gene encoding Crf1p (Transcriptional corepressor; involved in repression of ribosomal protein (RP) gene transcription via the TOR signaling pathway which promotes accumulation of Crf1p in the nucleus; role in repression of RP genes varies by strain; CRF1 has a paralog, IFH1, that arose from the whole genome duplication), with protein sequence MLLSAPVNSTVRRKPHSPNKKKPKETGTAASFSSSSSTVVLSSNNDGSFDALWDPSISKASDFESSYISAKRLKPESSNRQKKKNSYKYSREENTNEVEEKTSLGSSSKTEADNIFNDQLTSAGNTTYVSNKRDVNFGANSAVVLLGLPTSKSESHRQYHSPSASTTNEDEEDIGVDILVDNHIDSCETVSINNNRGITHQYPETESDVDFDEAVILTPMDGTDKGVKNPRPLEKKYSSSCFEDRTPLNLDDGHFSECNHFSTLDVSSFFHLNEHVHKIDEVELDGPDRTFSLDNVAINTRKKDIDCLYNSSREDLSNLTCSSEGPRNDSYDSDYNIDEVTYRDDESTDEDESLPTPDRKRKKIGHKACEILDSKRIGIKVPKLYVWSLSDKPFSVIDGLCTKSLYPLSDDINTPESLSSCSSSVSSRENQKGDATFDNDAMIADLLNIGGLEVEKASNGHIELIGE encoded by the coding sequence ATGTTGCTTAGTGCGCCTGTTAACAGTACCGTGCGGCGCAAGCCACACAGtccaaataaaaaaaagccaaaaGAGACAGGTACAGCTGCTTCCTTTTCGTCGTCCTCTTCAACTGTCGTCCTTTCATCCAATAATGATGGCAGCTTTGATGCTCTTTGGGACCCCTCTATAAGTAAGGCCTCGGATTTTGAGAGTAGCTATATTAGTGCTAAACGATTAAAACCAGAAAGTAGTAATagacagaaaaaaaaaaattcttataAATATTCTAGGGAGGAAAACACCAACGAGGTAGAGGAAAAGACGTCTCTTGGCAGCAGCTCTAAGACAGAAGCAGATAATATATTTAATGACCAGCTCACGTCAGCTGGCAATACTACATATGTCAGTAATAAGCGCGATGTAAACTTCGGGGCGAATTCGGCTGTAGTACTGCTCGGTTTGCCAACAAGTAAAAGTGAATCTCACCGACAATACCACAGTCCTTCGGCTTCAACAActaatgaagatgaagaggacATTGGTGTTGATATTTTAGTAGACAACCACATCGATAGTTGCGAAACAGTATcgataaataataatagagGTATTACACACCAATATCCAGAAACGGAATCAGATGTCGACTTTGATGAGGCCGTGATATTGACACCAATGGATGGTACGGATAAGGGAGTGAAAAATCCAAGACCActcgaaaaaaaatatagtaGCAGTTGTTTTGAGGACCGTACGCCCCTTAACTTGGATGATGGTCATTTCAGTGAATGCAATCATTTTTCTACATTAGATGTGTCTAGCTTTTTTCATCTCAACGAGCATGTGCATAAAATCGACGAAGTAGAGCTCGATGGACCTGATCGCACCTTTAGTCTAGACAACGTCGCTATTAATACAAGGAAAAAGGATATTGATTGCCTCTATAATAGTTCAAGAGAAGACTTATCCAACCTCACATGTTCTTCGGAAGGCCCAAGGAATGATAGTTATGATAGTGATTACAACATTGATGAGGTCACTTATAGAGATGATGAATCAACAGATGAAGACGAGAGCTTACCAACCCCAGAtcgaaaaaggaagaaaattgGCCATAAAGCTTGCGAAATATTGGATTCTAAAAGAATTGGAATAAAAGTACCAAAGTTATACGTTTGGTCTTTAAGTGATAAACCGTTTAGTGTTATCGATGGGTTGTGCACAAAATCGCTGTACCCATTGAGTGATGACATAAATACTCCTGAAAGTTTGAGCTCATGCTCAAGCTCAGTAAGTTCACgggaaaatcaaaaaggaGATGCAACATTTGATAATGATGCTATGATAGCCGACCTTCTAAACATAGGCGGACTCGAAGTAGAGAAGGCATCCAATGGCCATATTGAGCTCATAGGCGAGTGA
- the HTB1 gene encoding histone H2B (Histone H2B; core histone protein required for chromatin assembly and chromosome function; nearly identical to HTB2; Rad6p-Bre1p-Lge1p mediated ubiquitination regulates reassembly after DNA replication, transcriptional activation, meiotic DSB formation and H3 methylation): MSAKAEKKPASKAPAEKKPAAKKTSTSTDGKKRSKARKETYSSYIYKVLKQTHPDTGISQKSMSILNSFVNDIFERIATEASKLAAYNKKSTISAREIQTAVRLILPGELAKHAVSEGTRAVTKYSSSTQA, encoded by the coding sequence ATGTCTGCTAAAGCCGAAAAGAAACCAGCCTCCAAAGCCCCAgctgaaaagaaaccaGCCGCTAAAAAGACTTCCACTTCCACTGATGGTAAGAAGAGAAGCAAGGCTAGAAAGGAAACATACTCTTCTTACATTTACAAAGTTTTGAAGCAAACTCACCCTGACACTGGTATTTCCCAAAAGTCCATGTCTATCTTGAACTCTTTCGTTAACGAtatctttgaaagaatcGCTACTGAAGCTTCTAAATTGGCTGCGTATAACAAGAAGTCTACTATCTCTGCTAGAGAAATTCAAACCGCTGTTAGATTGATCTTACCAGGTGAATTGGCTAAGCATGCTGTCTCTGAAGGTACTAGAGCTGTTACCAAGTACTCTTCCTCTACTCAAGCATAA
- the HTA1 gene encoding histone H2A (Histone H2A; core histone protein required for chromatin assembly and chromosome function; one of two nearly identical subtypes (see also HTA2); DNA damage-dependent phosphorylation by Mec1p facilitates DNA repair; acetylated by Nat4p; N-terminally propionylated in vivo), whose translation MSGGKGGKAGSAAKASQSRSAKAGLTFPVGRVHRLLRRGNYAQRIGSGAPVYLTAVLEYLAAEILELAGNAARDNKKTRIIPRHLQLAIRNDDELNKLLGNVTIAQGGVLPNIHQNLLPKKSAKATKASQEL comes from the coding sequence atgtCCGGTGGTAAAGGTGGTAAAGCTGGTTCAGCTGCTAAAGCTTCTCAATCTAGATCTGCTAAGGCTGGTTTGACATTCCCAGTCGGTAGAGTGCACAGATTGCTAAGAAGAGGTAACTACGCCCAAAGAATTGGTTCTGGTGCTCCAGTCTACTTGACTGCTGTCTTGGAATATTTGGCCGCTGAAATTTTAGAATTAGCTGGTAATGCTGCTAGGGATAACAAGAAGACCAGAATTATTCCAAGACATTTGCAATTGGCTATCAGAAATGATGACGAATTGAACAAGCTATTGGGTAACGTTACCATTGCCCAAGGTGGTGTTTTGCCAAACATCCATCAAAACTTGTTGCCAAAGAAGTCTGCCAAGGCTACCAAGGCTTCTCAAGAATTATAA
- the ADK1 gene encoding adenylate kinase ADK1 (Adenylate kinase, required for purine metabolism; controls ATP homeostasis; localized to the cytoplasm and the mitochondria; lacks cleavable signal sequence; protein abundance increases in response to DNA replication stress; mutations affecting Adk1p catalytic activity deregulate expression of phosphate utilization genes PHO5 and PHO84; human homolog AK1 can complement yeast adk1 mutant) yields MSSSESIRMVLIGPPGAGKGTQAPNLQERFHAAHLATGDMLRSQIAKGTQLGLEAKKIMDQGGLVSDDIMVNMIKDELTNNPACKNGFILDGFPRTIPQAEKLDQMLKEQGTPLEKAIELKVDDELLVARITGRLIHPASGRSYHKIFNPPKEDMKDDVTGEALVQRSDDNADALKKRLAAYHAQTEPIVDFYKKTGIWAGVDASQPPATVWADILNKLGKD; encoded by the coding sequence ATGTCTAGCTCAGAATCCATTAGAATGGTCCTAATTGGCCCACCTGGTGCCGGTAAAGGTACTCAAGCTCCAAATTTGCAAGAGCGTTTCCATGCCGCTCACTTGGCCACTGGTGACATGTTGAGATCTCAAATCGCAAAGGGCACTCAATTAGGTTTggaagcaaagaaaattatggACCAAGGTGGTTTAGTCTCTGATGACATTATGGTTAACATGATCAAGGATGAATTGACCAACAATCCAGCTTGTAAGAATGGGTTCATCTTGGACGGTTTCCCAAGAACCATTCCTCAGGCTGAAAAATTGGACCAAATGTTGAAAGAACAAGGAACTCCTTTGGAAAAAGCCATCGAATTGAAGgttgatgatgaattgTTGGTTGCCAGAATTACCGGTAGATTAATTCACCCAGCCTCTGGCAGATCCTACCACAAGATCTTTAACCCACCAAAGGAAGACATGAAGGATGACGTCACCGGTGAAGCTTTAGTTCAAAGATCTGATGACAATGCAGACGCCTTGAAGAAGAGATTAGCTGCTTACCATGCTCAAACCGAACCAATTGTTGACTTTTACAAAAAGACCGGTATCTGGGCTGGTGTTGATGCTTCCCAACCTCCTGCTACTGTTTGGGCTGACATCTTGAACAAGCTAGGTAAGGATTAA